One window from the genome of Oryza glaberrima chromosome 3, OglaRS2, whole genome shotgun sequence encodes:
- the LOC127765042 gene encoding 1,4-dihydroxy-2-naphthoyl-CoA thioesterase 1-like isoform X1: MDDATSSSSRAPRPKTEELDAALHAMGFEIERVSPAEVTGRLLVTPTCCQPFKVLHGGVSALIAEGLASMGAHMASGYSRVAGVQLSINHFRSAALGDTVLVRAAPLHVGRSTQVWAVKLWKLDPSTKEKGAQISESRVTLLCNLPVPESVKNAGEALKKYSKL; encoded by the exons ATGGACGacgccacgtcgtcgtcgtcgcgggcgCCGCGGCCCAAGACGGAGGAGCTGGACGCGGCGCTCCACGCCATGGGGTTCGAGATCGAGCGGGTCTCCCCCGCGGAGGtcaccggccgcctcctcgtcacCCCCACCTGCTGCCAG CCGTTCAAGGTGCTGCACGGCGGCGTGTCGGCGCTGATAGCGGAGGGGTTGGCGAGCATGGGGGCGCACATGGCGTCGGGCTAcagccgcgtcgccggcgtgcaGCTCAGCATCAACCACTTCCGCAGCGCCGCCCTCGGCGACACCGTCCTCGTCCGCGCCGCCCCGCTCCACGTCGGCCGCTCCACCCAG gtGTGGGCGGTGAAGCTGTGGAAATTGGATCCATCCACGAAGGAGAAGGGGGCTCAGATCTCTGAATCCAGGGTGACTCTTCTCTGCAATCTGCCGGTGCCGGAGAGCGTGAAAAATGCAGGGGAGGCGCTCAAGAAATACTCTAAACTGTaa